A portion of the Streptomyces sp. NBC_00376 genome contains these proteins:
- a CDS encoding MarR family winged helix-turn-helix transcriptional regulator, with the protein MKAGPAGSAGPPDPACPGPPSAALGGPVSHALSRVARLHRTAAGRLLKGLGLYPGQEFLMMYLWDAGAVRQAELIKAVDLDPSTVTKMLQRLEQSGHVCRRPDPDDRRAVLVEATDESCALHSDVQRAWVELEDRTLAGLEPAEREELTRLLAKVEANLCREAGEAGECGEAGGCPGPR; encoded by the coding sequence ATGAAGGCCGGACCAGCCGGATCAGCCGGACCCCCAGACCCCGCCTGTCCCGGCCCGCCGAGCGCGGCCCTCGGCGGACCTGTCAGCCACGCCCTCTCCCGGGTCGCGCGGCTGCACCGGACCGCCGCGGGCAGGCTGCTCAAGGGGCTCGGGCTCTACCCGGGCCAGGAGTTTCTGATGATGTACCTGTGGGACGCCGGTGCGGTGCGCCAGGCCGAGCTGATCAAGGCCGTCGACCTCGATCCCTCCACCGTCACCAAGATGCTCCAGCGGCTCGAACAGAGCGGGCACGTGTGCCGCCGCCCCGACCCGGACGACCGCCGGGCCGTCCTGGTCGAGGCCACCGACGAGAGCTGCGCGCTGCACTCCGACGTCCAGCGGGCCTGGGTGGAGCTGGAGGACCGCACCCTCGCCGGTCTCGAACCCGCCGAACGAGAGGAGCTGACCCGGCTGCTCGCCAAGGTCGAGGCGAACCTCTGCCGGGAGGCCGGGGAAGCCGGGGAGTGCGGGGAGGCCGGGGGCTGTCCCGGACCCCGCTGA